One window of the Trypanosoma brucei gambiense DAL972 chromosome 5, complete sequence genome contains the following:
- a CDS encoding stress-induced protein sti1, putative, which produces MDATELKNKGNQEFSSGRYREAAEFFSQAINLDPSNHVLYSNRSACFASLHQYAQALSDAEKCVSLKPDWVKGYVRHGAALHGLRRYDEAAAVYKKGLTVDPSSTACSEGIASVEKDKAASAMQNPFAKLFTPEAVKKIQSHRKLSLFMMQPDYVRMIDEVIKDPSNIQRYLEDQRFMMTCLVLSGMNIPVDDDDEEEERPKPEAPKKNEEPKKAAAVELSAEAKEALRAKEEGNALYKQRKFDEALAKYDEASSLDPTNTVYLLNITAVFYEKGEYELCMEKCENALEHGRENKCDYTVIAKLMTRQALCLQKLKRFDEAIALFKKALVEHRNPDTLAKLNACEKEKAKFEADAYIDPAIAQEKKDEGNSLFKQDKFPEAVAAYTESIKRNPMEHTTYSNRAAAYLKLGAYNEALADAEKCIEIKPDFVKAHARRGHAFFWTKQYNKAMQAYDEGLKYDKENAECKDGRMRTMMKIQEMASGQSEDGDEVAKRAMADPEVAAIMQDSYMQLVLNEMQRDPTRIKDYMRDPTLAKKINTLVSAGIIRFGQ; this is translated from the coding sequence ATGGACGCAACGGAGTTAAAGAATAAAGGTAACCAGGAGTTCTCCTCCGGCCGATACAGGGAAGCTGCTGAATTTTTCAGCCAGGCCATCAACTTGGACCCGTCTAATCACGTTCTGTACAGCAACCGTTCCGCATGCTTTGCTTCCCTTCATCAGTATGCACAGGCTTTGAGTGACGCCGAAAAATGTGTTTCCCTGAAGCCTGATTGGGTTAAGGGTTACGTAAGACACGGTGCTGCGCTTCATGGGCTTCGACGGTATGATGAGGCAGCTGCGGTGTATAAAAAGGGTTTGACAGTTGACCCATCGAGCACTGCATGCAGTGAAGGCATTGCTTCTGTGGAGAAGGACAAGGCTGCCTCCGCGATGCAAAACCCCTTTGCAAAATTATTCACTCCGGAGGCCGTGAAAAAAATTCAGTCTCATCGCAAACTATCGCTCTTCATGATGCAACCCGACTACGTACGGATGATCGATGAGGTTATAAAAGATCCTTCTAACATCCAACGGTATCTTGAAGATCAGCGGTTCATGATGACTTGTTTGGTACTTAGCGGGATGAATATTCCTgtagatgatgatgatgaggaagaggaacggCCGAAGCCAGAGGCACCTAAGAAAAACGAGGAACCCAAAAAGgcagctgctgtggagctaTCTGCAGAAGCTAAGGAAGCACTTCGGGCtaaggaagaggggaatgCATTGTACAAGCAGCGGAAATTCGATGAGGCCCTGGCAAAGTACGATGAGGCATCTTCCCTGGACCCCACAAACACCGTTTATCTTCTCAACATCACCGCTGTCTTCTACGAGAAAGGAGAGTATGAGCTGTGCATGGAGAAGTGTGAGAATGCGTTGGAGCACGGTCGTGAGAACAAGTGTGACTATACGGTGATTGCCAAACTTATGACGCGGCAGGCGTTGTGCCTCCAGAAACTCAAGCGCTTTGATGAGGCTATCGCACTATTTAAGAAAGCTCTGGTAGAACACCGCAACCCGGATACGCTTGCCAAACTGAATGCttgtgagaaggagaaagcaaAATTTGAAGCAGATGCGTACATTGATCCAGCGATAGctcaagagaagaaagatgaGGGCAACTCTCTCTTTAAGCAGGACAAATTTCCTGAAGCGGTTGCAGCTTACACTGAATCCATCAAACGCAATCCAATGGAGCATACAACCTACAGCAATCGTGCCGCCGCGTATCTTAAGCTCGGTGCGTATAACGAAGCCCTTGCAGACGCTGAAAAATGCATTGAGATTAAACCTGATTTTGTCAAGGCGCACGCCCGGCGTGGCCATGCATTTTTCTGGACGAAACAATACAATAAGGCCATGCAGGCATACGATGAGGGTCTCAAGTACGacaaagaaaatgcagaGTGTAAAGATGGTCGCATGCGTACCATGATGAAGATTCAAGAGATGGCTTCTGGACAATCAGAGGACGGTGATGAGGTTGCGAAGCGTGCTATGGCAGACCCTGAGGTGGCTGCCATCATGCAGGACAGCTACATGCAGCTTGTACTGAATGAGATGCAGCGGGACCCTACACGCATCAAAGACTACATGAGGGATCCAACTCTTGCAAAGAAGATCAACACCCTCGTCTCGGCTGGGATTATCCGTTTCGGCCAGTAG
- a CDS encoding phosphoribosylpyrophosphate synthetase, putative produces the protein MSKPTVSEEHHADVIRQHLTGIENAYYYNPGNEMAAVHPAEGTVSPRQSQDIQPVCIVAGNGNRPLAEAVALLLGIPTHQTLVAQRASGEVNVRICESVLGADVYIIQSTSGNGLIDVNTAIMELLLLVRKMRLSNARRVTAIIPFFSYSKQDRKRNIRSTISAAAVANMLTTVGVDRVTTLDLHAGQTQGFFGNTPLDNLQMYQEFAQYLHSQVWFNSNNMTIVALSAGSVERARLLADTLNIDQIATVLLRRNASGTVTLQCVGEVKGRICVVVEGICDTGEVLVKTSELLNQLGATKVTACCTHGILTPPCPQLLNECDALSEVVVSDSIPQEEHQRLVPKLKVLTIAPLIATVVFKHTQDASFVPLFEQPKLREGKGSVDSP, from the coding sequence ATGAGTAAACCTACCGTTTCGGAGGAACACCATGCAGATGTGATTCGTCAGCACTTAACTGGAATCGAGAACGCGTATTACTACAACCCTGGTAATGAGATGGCGGCGGTACATCCTGCGGAGGGGACTGTGTCCCCGCGGCAGTCACAGGATATTCAGCCAGTTTGCATTGTCGCTGGTAATGGAAACCGCCCACTAGCTGAGGCAGTGGCGCTGCTTCTGGGGATCCCCACACACCAGACTTTAGTGGCCCAACGTGCAAGCGGTGAGGTGAATGTCCGTATATGCGAGAGTGTCCTTGGCGCCGATGTGTACATCATCCAGAGTACTTCGGGAAATGGGCTCATCGACGTTAACACAGCGATTATGGAGCTTCTGCTGCTCGTTCGGAAGATGCGCCTCAGCAATGCGAGACGTGTCACTGCAATAatccccttcttttcgtACTCGAAACAGGATCGCAAAAGAAACATCCGCAGCACAATTTCGGCGGCGGCCGTTGCCAACATGCTGACAACCGTTGGGGTGGACCGCGTCACAACACTCGACCTCCATGCAGGGCAAACACAGGGGTTCTTCGGCAACACACCATTGGACAACCTGCAGATGTACCAAGAATTTGCTCAATATCTTCATAGCCAGGTATGGtttaacagcaacaatatGACGATTGTAGCACTGAGCGCTGGTAGCGTAGAGCGCGCACGACTTCTAGCCGATACACTCAACATCGATCAAATTGCCACCGTCCTCCTACGGCGCAATGCGAGTGGCACCGTGACTTTGCAGTGCGTGGGAGAGGTGAAAGGCCGCATTTGTGTTGTCGTCGAGGGTATCTGTGACACGGGTGAGGTCCTTGTGAAAACTTCTGAGTTGCTGAACCAACTTGGTGCTACAAAGGTAACGGCTTGTTGCACCCACGGCATTCTCACACCGCCATGCCCTCAGCTTCTAAACGAATGTGATGCTCTAAGCGAAGTTGTTGTGTCTGACTCAATACCACAGGAGGAGCATCAGCGACTTGTCCCCAAATTGAAGGTACTCACTATTGCCCCGCTAATCGCTACTGTCGTGTTCAAACATACCCAAGATGCCAGTTTTGTTCCTTTGTTCGAACAACCCAAGCTtagggagggaaagggatCCGTCGACTCTCCATAA